A stretch of Besnoitia besnoiti strain Bb-Ger1 chromosome III, whole genome shotgun sequence DNA encodes these proteins:
- a CDS encoding bromodomain-containing protein (encoded by transcript BESB_047990) produces MTRLSSLQRKAALELIQDDLGILASEYMDEKEFVFDTELLSIEKQKRLFAYVNSMVRANRELWLQQQQVAANLGGAAAYRAQGGGSTASSAGGSPYPVGGEGASGVPGKGAGTEARRGKKKRDERNGAGSDSSSSDSDSSCSSSSSSFSDSSSASSSDSDDSDDTDDEKADADDAKKQARAAAASASTADEAIAMPTSQSKDGSSWNRDANSTALLPGAGVGHHAVAGGEPAAAPSSGAAASSGGTADGGAQLLTVSGSSGGPPSERASPPPGVSSSHQADFPGASAATAPRDGHASAAERLAAEGGAAAVATSREEGRREDASGSVPGQGEGMEPAAHAASCGAGAAARSGGLPQYTPVCEEGSDEIREEVMGRHADFFGAFDSQAPEEGSEETVGSQGLTAEAKSTAWKEWKGQVIQQGFVAQRAYATQDRSVNEIIAEGYDARI; encoded by the exons ATGACTCGTTTGtcctcgctgcagaggaaggctGCGCTGGAGCTCATTCAGGACGACTTGGGGATCCTTGCGTCGGAGTACATGGACGAGAAGGAGTTCGTTTTCGATACGGAGTTGCTCTCTATCGAGAAACAGAAGCGCCTTTTCGCATATGTCAATTCCATGGTGCGCGCCAACAGGGAGCtctggctgcagcagcagcaggtcgCAGCGAACctgggaggcgcggcggcttaCCGAGCCCAAGGAGGCGGGTCGaccgcgtcgtccgccggtGGCTCTCCTTACCCAGTCGGCGGGGAGGGGGCCTCCGGCGTACCCGGCAAGGGCGCGGGGACGGAGGCCAGgagggggaagaagaagcgggacGAGCGGAATGGAGCAGgaagcgacagcagcagcagcgactcggacagcagctgcagcagcagcagctcgtccTTCTCAGATAGCTCTTCGGCGTCAAGCTCTgacagcgacgacagcgatgataccgacgacgagaaggcggacgCAGACGATGCGAAGAAACAGGcgcgtgctgcggctgcctcggcgtcgactGCGGACGAGGCGATTGCGATGCCAACTTCCCAAAGTAAAGACGGTAGTTCGTGGAACAGGGATGCTAACAGCACAGCTCTGCTGCCAGGAGCGGGGGTGGGCCATCACGCAGtagccggcggcgagcctgcagcggcgccgtcctcgggggctgcggcctcttcggGAGGGACAGCAGATGGTGGAGCCCAGTTGCTGACCGTGTCGGGCTCTAGCGGAGGCCCCCCCTCagagcgcgcgtcgcctcctcctggtGTTTCCTCCTCCCATCAGGCGGACTTCCCgggcgcgagtgcggcgacggcgccgagagacggGCATGCGTCCGCGGCTGAGAGGTTGGctgccgaaggcggcgctgcggctgtcgccacCTCGAGGGAAGAAGGCCGGCGCGAAGACGCATCGGGCTCCGTCCCTGGACAAGGCGAGGGGATGGAACCGGCGGCCCATGCTGCGAGCTGTGGcgctggagccgccgcgcgatcTGGTGGCCTGCCGCAGTATACCCCCGTGTGTGAAGAGGGGTCCGATGAGATTCGCGAGGAAGTCATGGGGCGCCACGCGGAtttcttcggcgccttcgaCAGCCAGGCGCccgaagaaggcagcgaagagactgTG GGGTCTCAGGGCCTAACGGCGGAAGCCAAGTCGACAGCGTGGAAGGAGTGGAAGGGCCAAGTCATTCAGCAGGGCTTCGTCGCTCAGCGTGCGTATGCCACGCAAGATCGCAGCGTGAACGAAATTATCGCAGAAGGTTACGACGCTCGCATATAA
- a CDS encoding phosphoacetylglucosamine mutase (encoded by transcript BESB_048000) has translation MTNGTAPQASERPPKADLELPTGAVSIEALAASLSRYPRAPDRKFNYGTAGFRAKADLLPSVVHRCGLLAALFAVYQQDKKEREARAQAGAKNREAKAERYAHSTAVYVGCMITASHNPEEDNGVKLVGVDGCLLSPVWERYAESLINSACFAQPASQNSVSVAGSAQSERTLGNGKIPHDDAGRGCAESVHREVKALTQIVHELFGGNDGDTTDGDTTDGMNAANGCTEPSGDEKGKHSSTDASPSVLFPCVLVGRDNRPSSKSLQAAFESGVRTLGVQVVSLGQVTTGQLQFIVRRQNERSEDARRCANAELTAGEVLEDAHRGEPEEGGEGTALVRDYYVHFSKAFSQFMVQARQLKRVARAGSGTVVKCAEAPHAGDERKDTGGSPSPLSLRALYVDAANGVGGASVKHFSELLSSESGLSLFVRNEGRAGGESDGQAPLKEGGRRAGDESAGAAKKATEIEGLNFLCGAEHVQKRKALPRNFGYRGDPTEGALCASFDGDADRLIFFTWEMKQAPYSAFPSLSRGTSALQRLGSREEVVRGELQRAFSLSDGFASPEACSGPSREREEGAAANEGRGADSGNAEEAGTACEARSAVEAEGCCRASCADADGGASLSENAVKRMASSALDVSAENAIRMRLYDGDRIACLVTLALISLLKQALGKHEENDKQPRALTLSICVVQTAYANGGSTAFLEQLQAAAQPLASSGITFELACVPTGVKHLHRRAAEATVGVYFEANGHGTVVHDEARLSEWAAERNLSTVEEWQLLTRFLHLFNAATGDALADLLAVVAALSLLDMTPQQWSDLYDDRPCYTLKVALPRRVLSTLKPDPRHEKRLLEMPALQARIDEAVEATAPFCRGFVRPSGTEDVCRIYAEAPDLQSAKTLGRLISELVVQHAQAAEDLEGKL, from the exons ATGACAAACGGAACCGCGCCACAGGCTTCCGAGAGGCCTCCAAAGGCGGACCTGGAATTGCCTACAGGCGCCGTCTCCATCGAAGCCCTCGCAGCATCTTTGTCACGGTATCCACGTGCGCCAGATCGGAAGTTTAATTACGGAACTGCGG GTTTTCGCGCCAAGGCAGATCTCCTCCCCTCGGTTGTTCACCGATGTGGACTTCTGGCTGCGCTTTTCGCCGTCTACCAGCAAGATAAAAAGGAACGGGAAGcccgggcgcaggcgggggcTAAGAATCGAGAAGCCAAAGCGGAACGATATGCGCACTCCACCGCCGTTTACGTCGGCTGTATGATCACAGCGAGCCATAATCCCGAGGAAGACAATGGCGTGAAGCTCGTAGGCGTCGATGGatgtcttctttctcccgTCTGGGAACGATATGCGGAGTCTCTGATTAATTCGGCTTGCTTCGCTCAACCCGCGTCACAAAACTCCGTTTCAGTGGCAGGCTCGGCGCAGTCCGAAAGAACCCTCGGCAACGGAAAAATTCCCCATGACGACGCCGGCAGGGGCTGCGCGGAGTCTGTACACCGCGAAGTGAAGGCGCTGACACAAATTGTCCACGAGCTGTTTGGAGGGAACGACGGAGACACAACCGACGGAGACACAACTGACGGGATGAATGCAGCAAATGGATGCACAGAGCCTTCTGGAGACGAGAAAGGCAAGCATTCCTCCACAGATGCTTCGCCGTCCGTCTTGTTTCCGTGTGTCCTTGTGGGCCGGGACAACCGACCTTCTTCAAAGAGCCTGCAAGCGGCGTTCGAatcaggtgtacgtacactcgGCGTTCAAGTCGTTTCTCTCGGACAAGTGACCACCGGACAGCTCCAGTTTATCGTCAGACGACAGAacgagagaagcgaggaTGCCCGGCGGTGTGCGAACGCCGAGCTCACTGCTGGCGAGGTCCTCGAGGATGCGCACCGAGGAGAACCTGAAGAAGGCGGGGAGGGTACGGCTCTCGTCCGTGACTACTACGTGCACTTTTCGAAGGCGTTTTCGCAGTTCATGGTTcaggcgaggcagctgaAACGCGTCGCGCGAGCAGGAAGCGGAACTGTTGTGAAATGCGCTGAGGCGCCGCATGCTGGCGATGAACGGAAAGACA CAGGcggctctccctctcctttgTCTCTTCGTGCCCTCTACGTTGATGCGGCGAACGGGGTTGGCGGCGCATCCGTGAAGCACTTCAGCGAGCTGCTGTCGAGCGAATCGggtctgtctctctttgtGCGGAATGAAGGCCGAGCGGGGGGGGAAAGCGACGGCCAGGCGCCGTTGAAGGAAGGCGGCCGGAGAGCGGGGGACGAGtcagccggcgccgcgaagaaggcgacagaaATTGAAGGTCTCAACTTCCTGTGTGGCGCGGAGCATGTACAGAAACGCAAGGCTCTGCCGAGAAACTTCG GCTACCGCGGCGATCCAACGGAGGGCGCGCTGTGCGCCTCgttcgacggcgacgccgaccggCTCATTTTTTTCACTTGGGAGATGAAGCAGGCGCCCTATTCCGCGTTTCCGTCTCTGAGCCGCGGCACGTcagcgctgcagcgtctcggTTCGCGTGAGGAGGTCGTGCGAGGcgagctccagcgcgcgttttctctctcggaTGGATTCGCTTCGCCtgaggcctgcagcggcccgtccagggagagagaagagggcgcagccgcaaacgagggcagaggcgcggactCAGggaacgcagaggaagccgggactgcctgcgaggcgcggagtgCGGTGGAGGCAGAAGGATGCTGTCGGGCGtcgtgcgcagacgcggacggcggcgcgtcgcttaGCGAAAACGCGGTGAAGCGCATGGCGTCCTCTGCACTTGACGTGAGCGCAGAGAACGCGATTCGCATGCGCTTGTACGACGGAGACAGAATCGCGTGTCTCGTGACCCTTGCGCTCATTTCGCTCCTCAAGCAAGCTCTCGGGAAACACGAAGAAAATGACAAACAGCCCCGCGCGTTGACTTTGAGCATTTGCGTCGTACAGACGGCGTACGCGAACGGAGGAAGCACAGCGTTCCTGGAGCAACTCCAGGCAGCCGCTCAGCCGCTTGCCTCTTCAGGAATCACT TTTGAGCTGGCGTGCGTGCCGACTGGGGTGAAGCACCTccaccgccgcgcggccgaaGCAACTGTCGGCGTCTATTTCGAGGCGAACGGGCACGGGACCGTCGTtcacgacgaggcgcgactCAGCGAGTGGGCGGCCGAGCGGAATCTCTCCACA GTCGAGGAGTGGCAACTGCTCACGCGCTTCCTCCACCTCTTCAACGCAGCGACGGGGGACGCCTTGGCCGatcttctcgccgtcgtcgccgcgctctcgctgctcgaCATGACGCCTCAGCAGTGGAGCGACCTCTACGATGACCGCCCGTGCTACACACTCAAG GTCGCCCTTCCGCGACGCGTCCTCTCCACTCTGAAGCCCGACCCCCGCCACGAAAAGCGACTCCTGGAGATGCCTGCTCTGCAA gcgcggatCGACGAAgcagtggaggcgacggcgccgttCTGTCGGGGCTTCGTGCGTCCCTCGGGAACGGAAGACGTGTGCCGAATctacgcggaggcgcccgactTGCAGTCCGCGAAGACACTCGGCCGCCTGATCTCTGAACTCGTCGtgcagcacgcgcaggccgcggaggacctCGAGGGCAAGCTCTGA
- a CDS encoding SAG-related sequence SRS44 (encoded by transcript BESB_048010) — MLPYREGVCRPSITAFSKTLDSNLYPGLYLGRTKKLMIEKPGDRVSFDCPVSSSLFPEFTADRDRRSSTVYAVSAGDTCRIFDKALRLSDIVPGAYLVEELSSADKEIKTYTVVAEALPSTDVNLCYICVQDDGWVDMYTTVITVKGSRGNDEQETSIPSSVCKPSFSLAAWALGVRQPTVALDVTEPRQSVRFGCQNSSTLFPREVGEPAGQAFVYPVSARGMCQLSEGVSTLESYLSGASLEADVGQKVSHLFSMYRLTVPTLPDTEKNFCYVCTRHNDPANGCAVLVQVRAARKSEDTGNRLFGPVCPLQGSPLTTATGLKNAAMTLDIRRSNSSVQFLCPDHSQVLPSNAPSERALEASVFAVAEGNACRVEGHRPLLQDVVPGAKLTEKVVVAKGSVTRAYTFAVRMLPATEQKLCYVCARSSSVASGCGIVITVKGKGSAHQSEGVPVCQPRYSEETAARGVRAPLIKLVVGNAYGTARFQCPGNSRAFPAYMNEKNQGVSAVYQVSDEGICKLRDNPDKLDDILSGAALQANPSAGDGATTYSLMIATLPQKEIKLCYACVADNDVANSCGVMITVKPESPLPDVTGREQQEFPVCTPEYSVRVAETGLKKPSLVLKVNDTQRAVHFTCARGSLMYPELDDAFSRRSAITYSVSELSCNLWGELVDLEDAVPGATLVSNVVQDGHGATETYTFALQELPATPQKLCYLCIQDHDILNSCAVLIDIMGRPPLESATVPRATEAKSDSVIPTTTGETCSPTFSAHTAATGRRRPEMELFINNLQRTVQFACPDGSFLFPEFNDRAGPVSGKVYRIAGDSCDIREEAAYLQDVVPGAELRLHPTVEGGEVQRLYSFHAEQLPQQDQRLCYLCVRGGNPADSCAVMVTVEARLSAAPSSQPHARGDVVEPAPPVCTPVYSPTVAESGIVMPALELTIDEGNRMVHFVCPGNSSVLPDRAAVAHPQVALVYPVGLGGTCDLGSPASRLADLLPGAALRAHTAAHEGGVGRAYTFIVPTLPEQDKRLCYVCASNRQTAESCGIQITVKGTNKRTDALRHPVVCNLSYSSRSHGSGTRKAAIELVVEKPNSSVRFTCPERSRVFPDFATSTGKSCAPAYAVRGNECVFSGQGDSQECLVPPGAMLRAETIVQDGVLARTYTFTVTQLPAQDMRFCYLCARDEDMYQSCGVIISVKGTSQPRGPEKGLSSTETASPICFPQVRGNPAQRGSLEPSVYLSINHPRDDASFVCPAGSAVSSSNGVEPQVYVVGSSGSCLPTNTHLSLSAALPGASLSANDVTEDKMVLRKYTLNVPRLPEEDAKLCYVCVNEMEPQNSCAVAITVKGKKHFLDGLVPPCAPSHPGCASDSHVTKPRITLTVDKEDSKVTFQCPASTSLYPDTTVVPANATIYPTNDRGSCVYHGGGEAPVLDALVPGATLQATAGANRGAASRSYTLDVRKLPEEEVRMCYLCMHGGDPSNSYGIVVTVKSSPTSPTSPPGELEPPVCAPACDATVGKTGTVKPRVTLTIDKPGGSASFECPAGSTILPDHAETSEQNCALVYGVQGDSCDVRGPTAILASLIPGAKLHSISGGEGELKGKVFTLTVPELPPKHQRVCYLCTNDRDLMQSCGVLIDVKPQSGDTTVTASEVCELGYAPTAVTTGLRVASVILDVREPNSGVEFVCPDDSMVIPISATYPRGAARVYPVHGKDTCATSDTMERLTDRVPGARLTSIPGITDGEKMMKYTFSVSSLPEKNQAICYVCVAGGDLSRSCGVVINVHGTGLPAPPSSTELKIFDCPVSYSEGVKKAGTLQPAVRLMVTAPNTPVGFKCTANAKVYPPSVTPETGVHTLVYSVGERDVCNVGEPLLSLNAEVPGAKLTTKKEMIDGSTVTTGVINLPMLPSRQRKFCFACVDRDNLLNSCGILMTVPSARDRPVLGYVCNDVKTLNMTVNAPGAVTVRCGFDFPDISPAVDTSPADQKVYYGELCGDAGALRSVIPGATLVRESAYNNLEEDVAAAVTLNVPPSATAQTICLKCLQPKPFEYKACTVRVATSPLADETKAKSNHTTHSHDGDDTEAHSGRRPSAKRNPEGDTKFCIHNNHTDRERVDPYKPEGITEGRQTEDGIREVFGRENRFVAHYSNHYATGFAERDSGADAERYTHGSGLVKAGYAENNNTRPERSGATNAFNHLNRGALTAYGGGIGLAW; from the exons ATGCTCCCTTATCGGGAGGGAGTGTGTAGACCATCTATTACGGCCTTCAGCAAAACGTTAGACTCTAATTTGTATCCGGGTCTGTACCTCGGCCG AACGAAGAAGCTGATGATTGAAAAACCAGGAGACCGAGTGAGCTTTGATTGCCCTGTCTCCTCATCGTTATTCCCGGAGTTCACAGCGGACCGCGACCGTCGGAGCTCTACAGTGTATGCCGTGAGTGCTGGCGATACATGCAGAATTTTCGACAAGGCACTGAGACTCAGCGACATCGTTCCTGGTGCGTATCTTGTAGAGGAGCTCTCGTCAGCAGACAAAGAAATCAAGACATACACTGTCGTAGCCGAAGCCTTACCCTCGACCGACGTCAATCTTTGCTATATTTGCGTGCAAGATGATGGCTGGGTAGACATGTACACGACGGTAATTACTGTGAAAGGCTCTAGAGGTAATGATGAACAGGAGACCTCTATCCCATCGTCAGTGTGCAAGCCCAGTTTCTCTCTTGCAGCTTGGGCGCTTGGGGTGAGGCAGCCGACTGTTGCCCTTGATGTGACAGAGCCACGGCAGTCGGTGCGCTTCGGTTGCCAAAATTCTAGCACATTGTTTCCGCGGGAAGTTGGAGAGCCAGCAGGACAGGCATTTGTATATCCGGTCAGTGCGCGAGGAATGTGCCAACTATCGGAAGGCGTCTCGACTCTAGAAAGCTACCTTTCCGGTGCCTCACTCGAGGCAGACGTAGGGCAGAAAGTCAGCCACTTGTTTTCAATGTACAGACTAACCGTCCCTACGCTGCCGGACACTGAAAAGAACTTCTGTTACGTATGCACTCGGCACAATGACCCGGCGAACGGATGTGCAGTCCTCGTACAAGTTAGAGCAGCGAGGAAATCCGAGGATACTGGCAATCGGCTTTTTGGGCCTGTGTGCCCTCTTCAAGGCTCCCCCCTGACGACTGCGACCGGTCTTAAGAATGCGGCGATGACACTGGATATTCGTCGATCCAACTCCAGTGTTCAGTTTTTATGTCCCGATCATTCGCAGGTCTTGCCAAGTAATGCACCTTCGGAAAGGGCTCTGGAGGCTTCCGTTTTTGCGGTTGCCGAAGGCAATGCATGCCGTGTCGAAGGGCACCGCCCGCTACTTCAGGATGTAGTCCCAGGTGCGAAGCTGACGGAAAAAGTTGTTGTCGCTAAGGGGTCGGTCACCCGAGCGTACACATTTGCTGTGCGCATGCTGCCGGCCACAGAGCAGAAACTGTGCTACGTGTGCGCCCGCAGTTCGTCAGTGGCTTCCGGATGTGGGATCGTCATCACTGTGAAAGGGAAAGGGAGTGCCCATCAGTCAGAAGGTGTGCCTGTATGCCAACCGCGTTACTCTGAGGAGACAGCCGCAAGAGGCGTTAGGGCGCCGCTCATCAAGCTCGTGGTTGGCAATGCTTACGGCACTGCTCGATTCCAGTGTCCTGGGAACTCTAGAGCATTTCCCGCATATATGAATGAGAAGAACCAGGGAGTCTCCGCAGTATATCAGGTGTCCGATGAGGGCATTTGCAAGCTTAGGGACAACCCAGACAAACTGGATGATATTCTTtcgggggcggcgctgcaagcAAATCCGTCTGCAGGAGACGGTGCAACAACGTACAGCCTCATGATTGCCacgctgccgcagaaggAGATCAAGCTGTGCTACGCATGCGTCGCGGACAACGATGTTGCAAATAGCTGTGGCGTGATGATAACCGTTAAGCCCGAGTCACCATTACCAGATGTTACGGGACGAGAACAGCAGGAATTCCCGGTCTGTACGCCGGAGTACTCCGTCCGAGTGGCAGAAACTGGCTTGAAGAAGCCCTCGTTGGTGCTCAAGGTCAATGATACGCAGCGTGCTGTTCACTTCACGTGCGCGCGGGGCTCTCTCATGTACCCAGAGCTTGACGACGCGTTTAGTCGACGGTCCGCGATTACGTACTCGGTTTCTGAGTTGTCTTGCAATCTGTGGGGAGAGCTGGTAGATTTAGAAGACGCTGTGCCAGGAGCAACTTTGGTGTCCAACGTCGTGCAGGACGGCCATGGAGCCACAGAGACGTACACGTTTGCATTACAGGAGTTGCCCGCTACGCCACAGAAGTTGTGTTACCTCTGCATTCAGGACCATGATATCCTGAATAGTTGCGCTGTGCTTATTGACATCATGGGCAGACCCCCCTTGGAATCTGCGACAGTCCCGAGAGCGACAGAGGCAAAATCTGATTCGGTCATCCCCACGACTACTGGAGAGACGTGCTCACCCACCTTCTCGGCCCATACTGCCGCCACAGGTCGAAGGCGTCCAGAAATGGAACTGTTTATCAATAACTTGCAGCGTACTGTCCAGTTTGCCTGCCCTGACGGCTCATTTCTGTTTCCGGAGTTTAACGACAGAGCTGGCCCAGTGTCTGGCAAAGTATACAGAATAGCAGGAGACTCATGTGACATcagggaagaagcggcgTACCTGCAAGATGTGGTACCGGGTGCGGAACTGCGGTTACACCCCACTgtggagggaggagaggTGCAACGGCTGTATTCGTTCCATGCTGAGCAACTCCCACAACAAGATCAGAGGCTCTGCTACCTGTGCGTCCGCGGGGGAAATCCTGCAGACAGCTGTGCAGTCATGGTGACTGTCGAGGCACGCTTGTCTGCCGCACCCTCATCTCAGCCCCACGCGCGTGGGGACGTGGTGGAACCAGCGCCGCCTGTGTGCACGCCTGTTTACTCCCCAACGGTAGCTGAAAGCGGGATCGTGATGCCGGCGCTTGAGCTGACGATCGATGAGGGGAATCGAATGGTCCATTTTGTCTGTCCGGGAAACTCGTCGGTTCTTCCAGACCGCGCAGCAGTGGCACATCCACAGGTGGCCCTGGTGTATCCCGTGGGATTAGGTGGCACGTGTGATCTCGGGTCGCCGGCTTCGCGACTCGCCGATTTGTTGCCTGGTGCCGCGCTTCGCGCACACACAGCTGCTCACGAAGGGGGTGTCGGACGGGCGTACACGTTCATTGTTCCAACGTTACCCGAGCAAGACAAGAGACTTTGCTACGTGTGCGCAAGTAACCGTCAGACTGCGGAAAGCTGCGGGATACAGATCACGGTGAAGGGTACCAATAAGCGAACCGATGCCCTTCGTCATCCAGTTGTTTGCAATTTAAGCTATTCCTCGCGGTCACATGGGTCCGGCACACGGAAGGCAGCCATCGAGCTAGTGGTTGAGAAACCAAACTCGTCTGTGCGCTTTACATGCCCCGAGCGTTCAAGGGTATTCCCAGACTTTGCGACTTCAACAGGAAAAAGTTGTGCTCCGGCGTATGCGGTGAGAGGCAACGAATGCGTGTTCTCGGGGCAGGGAGACAGCCAGGAATGCTTGGTGCCGCCCGGAGCCATGCTTCGAGCGGAGACAATAGTCCAGGATGGAGTTCTGGCAAGGACTTACACATTTACCGTTACCCAACTACCGGCACAGGACATGCGATTTTGCTACTTGTGCGCACGCGACGAGGACATGTATCAGAGCTGCGGCGTCATCATTTCTGTTAAAGGCACCAGCCAGCCGCGAGGGCCAGAGAAGGGCCTTTCGTCAACGGAAACTGCCTCGCCGATTTGTTTCCCACAGGTGAGAGGGAACCCCGCACAGAGGGGCAGCCTTGAACCGTCTGTGTATTTGTCTATCAATCATCCGAGGGACGACGCCAGCTTCGTGTGTCCGGCTGGATCAGCAGTTTCATCGAGCAATGGGGTCGAACCGCAGGTGTACGTCGTAGGTTCAAGCGGCTCCTGTTTGCCTACGAACACTCATTTATCTCTGTCGGCCGCACTCCCCGGTGCGTCATTATCCGCCAACGACGTGACCGAAGACAAAATGGTTCTTAGGAAATATACTTTGAATGTTCCACGTCTTCCGGAGGAAGATGCCAAATTATGTTATGTCTGTGTCAACGAGATGGAACCGCAGAACAGCTGTGCCGTTGCCATCACTGTAAAAGGAAAGAAACATTTCCTTGATGGCCTGGTGCCTCCCTGTGCTCCATCACATCCTGGCTGTGCTTCGGACTCGCACGTAACAAAGCCACGTATCACGCTGACAGTGGACAAAGAGGACAGTAAGGTGACTTTCCAGTGCCCAGCCAGTACTTCCTTGTACCCAGACACTACAGTGGTCCCAGCCAACGCAACAATTTATCCAACCAACGATAGGGGTTCGTGTGTGTACcacggaggcggagaagctcCGGTGTTAGACGCCCTTGTCCCGGGTGCGACTCTACAAGCTACGGCTGGCGCCAACAGGGGGGCGGCTTCACGTAGCTACACACTGGACGTACGGAAGCTTCCGGAAGAGGAGGTAAGAATGTGCTATTTGTGCATGCATGGTGGCGACCCGTCTAACAGTTATGGCATTGTCGTTACAGTAAAATCGTCCCCCACTTCTCCCACTTCCCCCCCAGGAGAGCTGGAGCCGCCAGTCTGTGCTCCCGCGTGTGATGCCACAGTGGGGAAGACTGGAACGGTCAAACCACGGGTGACGCTTACAATTGATAAACCAGGGGGAAGCGCTAGTTTCGAATGTCCGGCAGGATCGACCATCCTCCCGGATCACGCGGAGACATCCGAGCAAAACTGTGCCCTTGTGTACGGTGTGCAAGGGGACAGCTGCGATGTACGAGGCCCTACTGCCATACTGGCAAGTTTGATTCCTGGTGCAAAACTCCACAGTATTTCGGGGGGCGAAGGAGAACTCAAAGGGAAGGTGTTCACGCTGACAGTCCCCGAACTGCCGCCGAAGCACCAGCGGGTGTGCTATTTATGCACCAATGATAGGGATTTGATGCAGAGCTGCGGAGTCTTAATCGATGTCAAGCCGCAGTCAGGAGACACCACAGTTACGGCGTCCGAAGTGTGTGAGCTAGGGTACGCGCCAACAGCCGTTACGacaggcctccgcgtcgccagcgtcATACTAGATGTGAGGGAACCAAACAGTGGTGTGGAGTTCGTTTGTCCGGACGACTCCATGGTTATACCCATTTCTGCAACTTACCCGCGTGGTGCTGCGCGAGTGTACCCAGTGCACGGCAAAGACACCTGCGCCACCTCAGACACCATGGAACGTCTAACTGACCGCGTACCTGGAGCAAGACTTACCTCGATCCCGGGGATTACGGATGGAGAGAAAATGATGAAGTATACGTTCAGCGTGTCCAGCCTCCCGGAGAAGAACCAGGCCATTTGCTACGTATGCGTAGCAGGAGGGGACCTTtcacgcagctgcggagtAGTTATCAATGTTCATGGAACTgggctgcccgcgccgccttcctcaaCGGAACTAAAGATCTTTGATTGTCCGGTATCGTACAGTGAAGGAGTGAAGAAGGCAGGCACATTGCAGCCAGCAGTCAGGCTTATGGTAACCGCGCCCAACACGCCCGTCGGCTTCAAATGCACTGCGAATGCGAAAGTATACCCACCCAGTGTCACTCCGGAAACAGGCGTGCACACGCTCGTATACTCTGTGGGTGAGCGCGACGTGTGCAACGTGGGAGAGCCGTTGCTGAGTTTGAACGCTGAAGTTCCTGGTGCGAAGCTCACAACAAAAAAGGAGATGATCGATGGCTCTACGGTCACCACCGGCGTCATCAATCTTCCAATGCTTCCAAGCCGGCAAAGAAAATTCTGCTTCGCATGTGTGGACAGAGATAACTTGTTGAACAGTTGTGGAATTCTCATGACTGTTCCGTCTGCGAGGGACCGTCCAGTGCTAG GGTACGTCTGCAACGATGTCAAGACGCTGAACATGACTGTGAACGCTCCCGGTGCGGTCACAGTGCGGTGTGGCTTCGATTTTCCGGATATCAGTCCAGCAGTCGATACTTCTCCGGCGGACCAGAAAGTCTACTACGGGGAGTTAtgcggcgacgctggagcACTGAGGTCGGTGATACCTGGGGCGACTCTCGTGAGGGAGAGCGCGTATAACAATCTGGAGGAGGATGTGGCTGCCGCAGTTACACTGAATGTGCCGCCCTCGGCGACCGCCCAGACAATCTGCCTGAAGTGCTTACAGCCGAAGCCATTTGAATACAAAGCATGCACAGTGAGAGTAGCG ACATCCCCACTCGCCGACGAAACGAAGGCAAAATCCAACCACACCACACACTCACATGACGGCGACGACACCGAGGCCcacagcggccgcaggccaTCGGCCAAGCGCAACCCGGAAGGCGACACCAAATTCTGCATCCACAACAACCACACCGACAGGGAGCGAGTCGACCCCTACAAACCCGAAGGAATCACCGAGGGCCGCCAGACAGAAGACGGCATCAGGGAGGTCTTCGGTCGTGAAAACAGATTTGTCGCTCACTACAGCAACCACTATGCAACCGGGTTCGCTGAAAGGGATTCCGGTGCTGACGCAGAACGTTACACCCACGGGAGCGGTCTCGTCAAAGCCGGTTACGCGGAAAACAACAACACAAGACCAGAGAGGAGTGGTGCTACCAACGCATTCAACCACCTCAACAGGGGTGCCCTCACTGCCTACGGAGGCGGCATTGGATTGGCGTGGTAA